A genomic stretch from Campylobacter lari subsp. concheus includes:
- the ribE gene encoding riboflavin synthase: MFNGLIRELAFVKSYQNNTLRLKANYKPKLGDSIAVNGACLSVTKLFDDGFNLELSYETRTHIAIENLKDYVHIEPALAYGDKIDGHLMQGHIDGIGEITNISKKENGVDFYIKCPDDIQIYMANKASVAIDGVSLTINEVLKDGIRLTIIPITFNETLFKDYIIGRRVNIESDLLARYIHRQLNYKKEISWQQIDKITSLY; this comes from the coding sequence ATGTTTAATGGATTAATCCGCGAATTAGCCTTTGTCAAATCATATCAAAACAACACTTTAAGATTAAAAGCAAACTACAAACCAAAACTAGGCGATAGCATAGCAGTTAATGGTGCGTGTTTAAGCGTAACAAAACTTTTTGATGATGGTTTTAATCTTGAACTTTCTTATGAAACAAGAACTCACATAGCTATTGAAAATTTAAAAGACTATGTGCATATTGAACCTGCACTAGCTTACGGCGATAAAATAGATGGACATTTAATGCAAGGACATATTGATGGTATAGGTGAAATTACTAATATTTCTAAAAAAGAAAATGGAGTTGATTTTTATATTAAATGTCCTGATGATATACAAATTTATATGGCAAATAAAGCAAGTGTGGCCATAGATGGAGTGAGCTTAACTATCAATGAAGTTCTAAAAGATGGCATTCGCTTAACTATCATTCCTATAACCTTTAATGAAACTTTGTTTAAAGATTACATCATAGGAAGACGCGTTAATATAGAAAGTGATCTTTTAGCAAGATACATACACAGACAATTAAATTACAAAAAAGAAATTTCATGGCAACAAATAGACAAAATTACATCACTTTATTAG
- the pgeF gene encoding peptidoglycan editing factor PgeF, whose protein sequence is MATNRQNYITLLENDFTKAFVAFDQDYNIFRAKIHDNTFPWENSIKKCVFLNQIHSNIITQYNKDFHFNADGIISNEKNVALCILSADCLPLLLYDDKNKAIAALHSGRKGCFENILKEAVLKMQKSFNTQTKNLKLIISAGICAKNYEINDEILNYSKEKFAPFLHENKLDLKALVKFQAKELGINNIFDINLCTFDDEKFFSYRKDQTPKRIVSVIYLKD, encoded by the coding sequence ATGGCAACAAATAGACAAAATTACATCACTTTATTAGAAAATGATTTTACAAAAGCTTTTGTAGCTTTTGATCAAGATTATAATATCTTTAGAGCAAAAATTCACGATAATACTTTTCCTTGGGAAAATTCTATAAAAAAGTGTGTATTTTTAAATCAAATTCATTCTAATATCATTACTCAATATAATAAAGATTTTCACTTTAACGCTGATGGGATAATTAGCAATGAAAAAAATGTAGCTTTGTGTATTTTAAGTGCTGATTGCTTACCTTTGCTTTTATATGATGATAAAAATAAAGCCATAGCAGCTTTGCATTCAGGCAGAAAAGGATGTTTTGAAAATATCTTAAAAGAAGCTGTTTTAAAAATGCAAAAAAGCTTTAACACCCAAACCAAGAATTTAAAACTCATCATTTCAGCAGGAATTTGTGCTAAAAATTATGAAATTAATGACGAGATTTTAAACTACAGCAAAGAAAAATTTGCACCTTTTTTACATGAAAATAAGCTTGATTTAAAAGCATTGGTTAAATTTCAAGCAAAAGAATTAGGTATTAATAATATTTTTGATATCAATCTTTGTACTTTTGATGATGAGAAATTTTTTTCTTATAGAAAAGACCAAACTCCAAAGCGCATTGTTAGCGTGATTTATTTAAAGGATTAA